The following proteins are co-located in the Manihot esculenta cultivar AM560-2 chromosome 7, M.esculenta_v8, whole genome shotgun sequence genome:
- the LOC110619452 gene encoding GATA transcription factor 19 isoform X2 — MERLNAIPLREPPCGGEEDDRRLLHIDGGELDGGLDGGEEEEGVMNGVEEVPQMSSMDFKSSNGCMAQSARTSELTIAFEGEVYVFPAVTPQKVQAVLLLLGGTDTPASVPSSEFLLQQNAGVYNNVGDASRGSKLSRRIASLVRFREKRKERCFEKKIRYTCRKEVAQRMHRKNGQFASLKDCYSTDAGSNWEPNSGTPHSESASRRCQHCGISEKDTPAMRRGPAGPRTLCNACGLMWANKGTLRDLTKGGRHISFDQNELGTPDLKPSTMKQENPYANQDEEGSPEESKPVPLDSENSLRPNDQELLEADETLTDPLPMRVENSPVNLDDEDTLDELGNVSSSEFEIPGNFDDQVVVF, encoded by the exons ATGGAGAGGTTGAATGCGATTCCACTCAGAGAACCGCCTTGCGGTGGCGAGGAGGATGATCGGAGGCTGCTGCATATCGATGGTGGTGAGCTTGACGGTGGATTGGATGGaggagaggaggaggagggcgTTATGAATGGAGTGGAAGAAGTACCGCAAATGAGTTCGATGGATTTTAAGAGTAGTAATGGCTGTATGGCTCAGTCCGCCAGGACTAGTGAGCTTACCATAGCTTTTGAAGGCGAAGTCTATGTTTTCCCTGCGGTTACGCCTCAAAAA GTGCAAGCAGTGTTATTACTTCTAGGAGGGACAGATACACCTGCTAGTGTTCCAAGTTCTGAATTTTTGCTGCAACAGAATGCTGGAGTATATAAT AATGTAGGTGATGCTTCTCGAGGATCAAAACTCTCTCGAAGAATTGCCTCTCTGGTAAGGTTCCGTGAAAAGCGTAAAGAGAGatgttttgaaaagaaaattcgGTACACTTGCCGGAAAGAAGTTGCCCAGAG AATGCACCGTAAAAATGGACAATTTGCATCACTGAAGGACTGTTACAGCACAGATGCTGGCAGCAACTGGGAACCAAATAGTGGCACTCCCCATTCTGAATCTGC TTCACGTAGATGTCAACACTGTGGAATTAGTGAAAAGGACACTCCAGCAATGCGTCGGGGCCCAGCTGGTCCAAGAACTCTCTGCAATGCTTGTGGCCTCATGTGGGCAAATAAG GGCACTTTAAGGGATCTTACCAAAGGGGGGAGGCATATTTCTTTTGATCAAAATGAACTG GGAACTCCTGATTTGAAACCTTCAACCATGAAACAAGAAAACCCTTATGCTAACCAGGATGAAGAG ggAAGCCCAGAAGAAAGTAAGCCAGTGCCTTTAGATTCTGAGAATTCTTTGAGACCAAATGATCAG GAGTTGCTGGAAGCTGATGAAACTCTCACTGATCCTTTGCCTATGCGTGTGGAAAATTCACCTGTCAACCTAGATGACGAG GACACATTGGATGAGCTTGGGAACGTATCAAGTTCAGAATTTGAGATCCCTGGGAATTTTGATGATCAGGTAGTGGTATTTTAG
- the LOC110619452 gene encoding GATA transcription factor 19 isoform X3 — protein sequence MERLNAIPLREPPCGGEEDDRRLLHIDGGELDGGLDGGEEEEGVMNGVEEVPQMSSMDFKSSNGCMAQSARTSELTIAFEGEVYVFPAVTPQKNVGDASRGSKLSRRIASLVRFREKRKERCFEKKIRYTCRKEVAQRMHRKNGQFASLKDCYSTDAGSNWEPNSGTPHSESASRRCQHCGISEKDTPAMRRGPAGPRTLCNACGLMWANKGTLRDLTKGGRHISFDQNELGTPDLKPSTMKQENPYANQDEEGSPEESKPVPLDSENSLRPNDQELLEADETLTDPLPMRVENSPVNLDDEDFQDTLDELGNVSSSEFEIPGNFDDQVVVF from the exons ATGGAGAGGTTGAATGCGATTCCACTCAGAGAACCGCCTTGCGGTGGCGAGGAGGATGATCGGAGGCTGCTGCATATCGATGGTGGTGAGCTTGACGGTGGATTGGATGGaggagaggaggaggagggcgTTATGAATGGAGTGGAAGAAGTACCGCAAATGAGTTCGATGGATTTTAAGAGTAGTAATGGCTGTATGGCTCAGTCCGCCAGGACTAGTGAGCTTACCATAGCTTTTGAAGGCGAAGTCTATGTTTTCCCTGCGGTTACGCCTCAAAAA AATGTAGGTGATGCTTCTCGAGGATCAAAACTCTCTCGAAGAATTGCCTCTCTGGTAAGGTTCCGTGAAAAGCGTAAAGAGAGatgttttgaaaagaaaattcgGTACACTTGCCGGAAAGAAGTTGCCCAGAG AATGCACCGTAAAAATGGACAATTTGCATCACTGAAGGACTGTTACAGCACAGATGCTGGCAGCAACTGGGAACCAAATAGTGGCACTCCCCATTCTGAATCTGC TTCACGTAGATGTCAACACTGTGGAATTAGTGAAAAGGACACTCCAGCAATGCGTCGGGGCCCAGCTGGTCCAAGAACTCTCTGCAATGCTTGTGGCCTCATGTGGGCAAATAAG GGCACTTTAAGGGATCTTACCAAAGGGGGGAGGCATATTTCTTTTGATCAAAATGAACTG GGAACTCCTGATTTGAAACCTTCAACCATGAAACAAGAAAACCCTTATGCTAACCAGGATGAAGAG ggAAGCCCAGAAGAAAGTAAGCCAGTGCCTTTAGATTCTGAGAATTCTTTGAGACCAAATGATCAG GAGTTGCTGGAAGCTGATGAAACTCTCACTGATCCTTTGCCTATGCGTGTGGAAAATTCACCTGTCAACCTAGATGACGAG GACTTCCAGGACACATTGGATGAGCTTGGGAACGTATCAAGTTCAGAATTTGAGATCCCTGGGAATTTTGATGATCAGGTAGTGGTATTTTAG
- the LOC110619573 gene encoding GATA transcription factor 28 isoform X1, giving the protein MPNSNIQAPLHTAEQMKIQTQLEEEEDEDIAGGGEESIDNPNIHYENGTGNAGGVDSFPPDDICLTGGQDYPPAVGNGGDADQLTLSFQGEVYVFDAVSPDKQVQAVLLLLGGYEIPSGVPTAGAVPLNPSGPSDLPGRSIQHQRAASLHRFREKRKERCFDKKIRYNVRKEVALRMQRKKGQFTSSKANSDGAGAASSGWNVTQGSGQDDSMLETSCTHCGTSSKSTPMMRRGPAGPRTLCNACGLKWANKGILRDLSKVSSMDLQGPPAKSTEKSEDEAKGIDAVAIATDIAAPV; this is encoded by the exons atgcCCAATTCAAATATACAAGCACCATTGCACACTGCAGAACAAATGAAAATACAGACCCAgttggaagaagaagaagatgaagatatAGCTGGAGGTGGAGAAGAGTCCATAGACAACCCTAACATCCACTATGAAAATGGCACTGGAAATGCAGGTGGTGTAGACAGTTTTCCTCCTGATGATATTTGTCTTACTGGTGGACAAGATTATCCCCCGGCGGTTGGAAACGGTGGCGATGCTGACCAGCTCACTCTGTCTTTCCAGGGTGAGGTCTATGTGTTTGATGCTGTTTCCCCTGATAAG CAGGTGCAGGCCGTGCTGTTACTTTTAGGTGGATATGAAATCCCTTCTGGTGTTCCTACTGCAGGGGCTGTCCCTCTTAACCCAAGT GGTCCAAGTGACTTACCTGGAAGGTCAATCCAGCATCAGAGGGCAGCTTCTTTGCATCGGTttagagaaaaaagaaaggaacGTTGTTTCGATAAGAAAATCCGATACAATGTCCGGAAAGAAGTTGCACTTAG GATGCAGCGTAAGAAGGGACAATTTACTTCATCGAAGGCTAATTCTGATGGAGCAGGAGCAGCTTCTTCTGGTTGGAATGTGACACAGGGTTCTGGACAAGATGATAGCATGCTGGAAACTTC ATGTACTCATTGTGGAACCAGTTCAAAGTCCACTCCAATGATGCGTCGTGGGCCAGCTGGTCCAAGAACCCTTTGTAATGCATGTGGGCTCAAGTGGGCTAACAAG GGGATCTTGAGAGACCTTTCTAAGGTATCAAGCATGGATTTACAAGGTCCTCCTGCAAAGTCAACTGAAAAG AGTGAAGATGAAGCTAAAGGCATAGATGCTGTAGCCATTGCAACAGATATCGCGGCACCCGTGTAA
- the LOC110619573 gene encoding GATA transcription factor 28 isoform X3 produces the protein MKIQTQLEEEEDEDIAGGGEESIDNPNIHYENGTGNAGGVDSFPPDDICLTGGQDYPPAVGNGGDADQLTLSFQGEVYVFDAVSPDKQVQAVLLLLGGYEIPSGVPTAGAVPLNPSGPSDLPGRSIQHQRAASLHRFREKRKERCFDKKIRYNVRKEVALRMQRKKGQFTSSKANSDGAGAASSGWNVTQGSGQDDSMLETSCTHCGTSSKSTPMMRRGPAGPRTLCNACGLKWANKGILRDLSKVSSMDLQGPPAKSTEKSEDEAKGIDAVAIATDIAAPV, from the exons ATGAAAATACAGACCCAgttggaagaagaagaagatgaagatatAGCTGGAGGTGGAGAAGAGTCCATAGACAACCCTAACATCCACTATGAAAATGGCACTGGAAATGCAGGTGGTGTAGACAGTTTTCCTCCTGATGATATTTGTCTTACTGGTGGACAAGATTATCCCCCGGCGGTTGGAAACGGTGGCGATGCTGACCAGCTCACTCTGTCTTTCCAGGGTGAGGTCTATGTGTTTGATGCTGTTTCCCCTGATAAG CAGGTGCAGGCCGTGCTGTTACTTTTAGGTGGATATGAAATCCCTTCTGGTGTTCCTACTGCAGGGGCTGTCCCTCTTAACCCAAGT GGTCCAAGTGACTTACCTGGAAGGTCAATCCAGCATCAGAGGGCAGCTTCTTTGCATCGGTttagagaaaaaagaaaggaacGTTGTTTCGATAAGAAAATCCGATACAATGTCCGGAAAGAAGTTGCACTTAG GATGCAGCGTAAGAAGGGACAATTTACTTCATCGAAGGCTAATTCTGATGGAGCAGGAGCAGCTTCTTCTGGTTGGAATGTGACACAGGGTTCTGGACAAGATGATAGCATGCTGGAAACTTC ATGTACTCATTGTGGAACCAGTTCAAAGTCCACTCCAATGATGCGTCGTGGGCCAGCTGGTCCAAGAACCCTTTGTAATGCATGTGGGCTCAAGTGGGCTAACAAG GGGATCTTGAGAGACCTTTCTAAGGTATCAAGCATGGATTTACAAGGTCCTCCTGCAAAGTCAACTGAAAAG AGTGAAGATGAAGCTAAAGGCATAGATGCTGTAGCCATTGCAACAGATATCGCGGCACCCGTGTAA
- the LOC110619452 gene encoding GATA transcription factor 19 isoform X4, whose amino-acid sequence MERLNAIPLREPPCGGEEDDRRLLHIDGGELDGGLDGGEEEEGVMNGVEEVPQMSSMDFKSSNGCMAQSARTSELTIAFEGEVYVFPAVTPQKVQAVLLLLGGTDTPASVPSSEFLLQQNAGVYNNVGDASRGSKLSRRIASLVRFREKRKERCFEKKIRYTCRKEVAQSSRRCQHCGISEKDTPAMRRGPAGPRTLCNACGLMWANKGTLRDLTKGGRHISFDQNELGTPDLKPSTMKQENPYANQDEEGSPEESKPVPLDSENSLRPNDQELLEADETLTDPLPMRVENSPVNLDDEDFQDTLDELGNVSSSEFEIPGNFDDQVVVF is encoded by the exons ATGGAGAGGTTGAATGCGATTCCACTCAGAGAACCGCCTTGCGGTGGCGAGGAGGATGATCGGAGGCTGCTGCATATCGATGGTGGTGAGCTTGACGGTGGATTGGATGGaggagaggaggaggagggcgTTATGAATGGAGTGGAAGAAGTACCGCAAATGAGTTCGATGGATTTTAAGAGTAGTAATGGCTGTATGGCTCAGTCCGCCAGGACTAGTGAGCTTACCATAGCTTTTGAAGGCGAAGTCTATGTTTTCCCTGCGGTTACGCCTCAAAAA GTGCAAGCAGTGTTATTACTTCTAGGAGGGACAGATACACCTGCTAGTGTTCCAAGTTCTGAATTTTTGCTGCAACAGAATGCTGGAGTATATAAT AATGTAGGTGATGCTTCTCGAGGATCAAAACTCTCTCGAAGAATTGCCTCTCTGGTAAGGTTCCGTGAAAAGCGTAAAGAGAGatgttttgaaaagaaaattcgGTACACTTGCCGGAAAGAAGTTGCCCAGAG TTCACGTAGATGTCAACACTGTGGAATTAGTGAAAAGGACACTCCAGCAATGCGTCGGGGCCCAGCTGGTCCAAGAACTCTCTGCAATGCTTGTGGCCTCATGTGGGCAAATAAG GGCACTTTAAGGGATCTTACCAAAGGGGGGAGGCATATTTCTTTTGATCAAAATGAACTG GGAACTCCTGATTTGAAACCTTCAACCATGAAACAAGAAAACCCTTATGCTAACCAGGATGAAGAG ggAAGCCCAGAAGAAAGTAAGCCAGTGCCTTTAGATTCTGAGAATTCTTTGAGACCAAATGATCAG GAGTTGCTGGAAGCTGATGAAACTCTCACTGATCCTTTGCCTATGCGTGTGGAAAATTCACCTGTCAACCTAGATGACGAG GACTTCCAGGACACATTGGATGAGCTTGGGAACGTATCAAGTTCAGAATTTGAGATCCCTGGGAATTTTGATGATCAGGTAGTGGTATTTTAG
- the LOC110619452 gene encoding GATA transcription factor 19 isoform X1: MERLNAIPLREPPCGGEEDDRRLLHIDGGELDGGLDGGEEEEGVMNGVEEVPQMSSMDFKSSNGCMAQSARTSELTIAFEGEVYVFPAVTPQKVQAVLLLLGGTDTPASVPSSEFLLQQNAGVYNNVGDASRGSKLSRRIASLVRFREKRKERCFEKKIRYTCRKEVAQRMHRKNGQFASLKDCYSTDAGSNWEPNSGTPHSESASRRCQHCGISEKDTPAMRRGPAGPRTLCNACGLMWANKGTLRDLTKGGRHISFDQNELGTPDLKPSTMKQENPYANQDEEGSPEESKPVPLDSENSLRPNDQELLEADETLTDPLPMRVENSPVNLDDEDFQDTLDELGNVSSSEFEIPGNFDDQVVVF; encoded by the exons ATGGAGAGGTTGAATGCGATTCCACTCAGAGAACCGCCTTGCGGTGGCGAGGAGGATGATCGGAGGCTGCTGCATATCGATGGTGGTGAGCTTGACGGTGGATTGGATGGaggagaggaggaggagggcgTTATGAATGGAGTGGAAGAAGTACCGCAAATGAGTTCGATGGATTTTAAGAGTAGTAATGGCTGTATGGCTCAGTCCGCCAGGACTAGTGAGCTTACCATAGCTTTTGAAGGCGAAGTCTATGTTTTCCCTGCGGTTACGCCTCAAAAA GTGCAAGCAGTGTTATTACTTCTAGGAGGGACAGATACACCTGCTAGTGTTCCAAGTTCTGAATTTTTGCTGCAACAGAATGCTGGAGTATATAAT AATGTAGGTGATGCTTCTCGAGGATCAAAACTCTCTCGAAGAATTGCCTCTCTGGTAAGGTTCCGTGAAAAGCGTAAAGAGAGatgttttgaaaagaaaattcgGTACACTTGCCGGAAAGAAGTTGCCCAGAG AATGCACCGTAAAAATGGACAATTTGCATCACTGAAGGACTGTTACAGCACAGATGCTGGCAGCAACTGGGAACCAAATAGTGGCACTCCCCATTCTGAATCTGC TTCACGTAGATGTCAACACTGTGGAATTAGTGAAAAGGACACTCCAGCAATGCGTCGGGGCCCAGCTGGTCCAAGAACTCTCTGCAATGCTTGTGGCCTCATGTGGGCAAATAAG GGCACTTTAAGGGATCTTACCAAAGGGGGGAGGCATATTTCTTTTGATCAAAATGAACTG GGAACTCCTGATTTGAAACCTTCAACCATGAAACAAGAAAACCCTTATGCTAACCAGGATGAAGAG ggAAGCCCAGAAGAAAGTAAGCCAGTGCCTTTAGATTCTGAGAATTCTTTGAGACCAAATGATCAG GAGTTGCTGGAAGCTGATGAAACTCTCACTGATCCTTTGCCTATGCGTGTGGAAAATTCACCTGTCAACCTAGATGACGAG GACTTCCAGGACACATTGGATGAGCTTGGGAACGTATCAAGTTCAGAATTTGAGATCCCTGGGAATTTTGATGATCAGGTAGTGGTATTTTAG
- the LOC110619573 gene encoding GATA transcription factor 28 isoform X2 translates to MPNSNIQAPLHTAEQMKIQTQLEEEEDEDIAGGGEESIDNPNIHYENGTGNAGGVDSFPPDDICLTGGQDYPPAVGNGGDADQLTLSFQGEVYVFDAVSPDKVQAVLLLLGGYEIPSGVPTAGAVPLNPSGPSDLPGRSIQHQRAASLHRFREKRKERCFDKKIRYNVRKEVALRMQRKKGQFTSSKANSDGAGAASSGWNVTQGSGQDDSMLETSCTHCGTSSKSTPMMRRGPAGPRTLCNACGLKWANKGILRDLSKVSSMDLQGPPAKSTEKSEDEAKGIDAVAIATDIAAPV, encoded by the exons atgcCCAATTCAAATATACAAGCACCATTGCACACTGCAGAACAAATGAAAATACAGACCCAgttggaagaagaagaagatgaagatatAGCTGGAGGTGGAGAAGAGTCCATAGACAACCCTAACATCCACTATGAAAATGGCACTGGAAATGCAGGTGGTGTAGACAGTTTTCCTCCTGATGATATTTGTCTTACTGGTGGACAAGATTATCCCCCGGCGGTTGGAAACGGTGGCGATGCTGACCAGCTCACTCTGTCTTTCCAGGGTGAGGTCTATGTGTTTGATGCTGTTTCCCCTGATAAG GTGCAGGCCGTGCTGTTACTTTTAGGTGGATATGAAATCCCTTCTGGTGTTCCTACTGCAGGGGCTGTCCCTCTTAACCCAAGT GGTCCAAGTGACTTACCTGGAAGGTCAATCCAGCATCAGAGGGCAGCTTCTTTGCATCGGTttagagaaaaaagaaaggaacGTTGTTTCGATAAGAAAATCCGATACAATGTCCGGAAAGAAGTTGCACTTAG GATGCAGCGTAAGAAGGGACAATTTACTTCATCGAAGGCTAATTCTGATGGAGCAGGAGCAGCTTCTTCTGGTTGGAATGTGACACAGGGTTCTGGACAAGATGATAGCATGCTGGAAACTTC ATGTACTCATTGTGGAACCAGTTCAAAGTCCACTCCAATGATGCGTCGTGGGCCAGCTGGTCCAAGAACCCTTTGTAATGCATGTGGGCTCAAGTGGGCTAACAAG GGGATCTTGAGAGACCTTTCTAAGGTATCAAGCATGGATTTACAAGGTCCTCCTGCAAAGTCAACTGAAAAG AGTGAAGATGAAGCTAAAGGCATAGATGCTGTAGCCATTGCAACAGATATCGCGGCACCCGTGTAA